The following are encoded together in the Naumannella cuiyingiana genome:
- a CDS encoding citrate/2-methylcitrate synthase — translation MSDELISTQQAADLLGVRVSTVYAYVSRGLLHRVEDGRSRQDGSRFRRDEVSRLTERRHRPRRGVFEVTVDTAVTSLDPGGRLLFRGRDAGELAERGTFERVAELIWDEPAPRVPWPACPGAPVDAVAGYSRCDRIRLGILYAAATDPERDDLSAEHFRQAGRRAIATAIATLRGTTGRAVGEGQGDPILVEPTPVDPTLAEPTPTDPTLTEPTLADPTLAEPIPPGAVAAGTWAGLVARPPTPAQLRAVDIALGVLADHELATSTLAARAAASTGADPYLIMLTGASAMAGHRHGAASAPAYDLLSRELLDPVDVDTVPAGFGHTVYTGPDPRLEVLLAAVDRFAPDVVAAVDQLAARVARRHRIAPNVDLGLAALSIGAGLPRDAGSVIFTLARLAGFVAHGIEEQGKPLRFRPRATYTGQPETGTGGPT, via the coding sequence GTGAGCGACGAGTTGATCAGCACGCAGCAGGCGGCCGATCTGCTCGGCGTGCGGGTGTCAACGGTCTACGCCTACGTCAGCCGGGGCCTGCTGCATCGGGTCGAGGACGGACGCTCGCGCCAGGACGGATCGCGGTTCCGCCGAGACGAGGTGAGCCGGCTGACTGAGCGCCGTCATCGGCCACGGCGCGGGGTCTTCGAGGTGACCGTCGATACCGCCGTCACCAGCCTCGATCCCGGTGGCCGCCTGTTGTTCCGCGGCCGCGACGCCGGCGAGCTCGCCGAACGCGGGACGTTCGAGCGCGTCGCCGAACTGATCTGGGACGAGCCTGCGCCGAGGGTGCCCTGGCCGGCCTGCCCCGGCGCCCCGGTCGACGCCGTGGCCGGCTACTCGCGCTGCGATCGCATTCGTCTCGGCATCCTGTACGCCGCGGCCACCGATCCCGAGCGCGACGACCTGAGCGCCGAGCACTTCCGGCAGGCCGGGCGCCGGGCGATCGCCACCGCGATCGCGACCCTGCGCGGCACCACCGGGCGCGCGGTCGGCGAGGGGCAAGGCGACCCGATCCTGGTCGAACCGACCCCCGTCGACCCGACCTTGGCCGAACCGACCCCCACCGACCCGACCCTCACTGAACCGACCCTGGCCGACCCGACCCTGGCCGAACCCATCCCGCCCGGCGCGGTGGCGGCGGGCACGTGGGCCGGTCTCGTCGCTCGCCCGCCGACCCCGGCGCAGTTACGGGCGGTCGACATCGCGCTCGGCGTACTCGCCGATCATGAGCTGGCAACCTCGACGCTCGCCGCCCGCGCGGCGGCGAGCACCGGCGCGGACCCCTATCTGATCATGCTCACCGGCGCCTCGGCGATGGCCGGGCATCGGCACGGCGCCGCGTCCGCGCCGGCGTACGACCTGCTCAGCCGCGAGCTGCTCGACCCGGTCGACGTCGACACCGTCCCGGCGGGCTTCGGACACACCGTCTACACCGGGCCCGACCCGCGGCTCGAGGTCCTTCTCGCCGCGGTCGACCGCTTCGCCCCAGACGTCGTCGCCGCGGTGGACCAGCTCGCCGCGCGCGTCGCCCGCCGGCACCGGATCGCGCCGAACGTCGACCTCGGGCTCGCCGCGCTCAGCATCGGCGCCGGCCTGCCCCGCGACGCCGGCTCGGTGATCTTCACCCTCGCCCGCCTGGCCGGCTTCGTCGCGCACGGCATCGAGGAGCAGGGCAAGCCGTTGCGCTTCCGCCCGCGCGCCACCTACACCGGTCAGCCGGAGACCGGGACCGGCGGCCCGACATAG
- a CDS encoding DNA-3-methyladenine glycosylase I yields the protein MTVTSDDGLQRPVWADADPLLRTYYDTEWGMPVRDERGLFERLSLEAFQSGLSWATILRKRDNFREAFDHFDPELVARYGDADRERLLADAGIIRNRAKIDATIGNARATLELRAEGGLADFVWGFRPERTPEPRTADEVPSSSPESVALAKALRKKGFRFVGPTTMFALMEAVGIVDTHLVTSHRRGSSGVWS from the coding sequence ATGACTGTCACCAGTGACGACGGGCTGCAGCGTCCGGTGTGGGCGGATGCGGATCCGCTGCTGCGCACCTACTACGACACCGAGTGGGGCATGCCGGTACGCGATGAGCGCGGGCTGTTCGAGCGGCTCAGCCTCGAGGCGTTCCAGTCGGGCCTGTCCTGGGCGACGATCCTGCGCAAGCGCGACAACTTCCGCGAGGCATTCGATCACTTCGACCCGGAGCTGGTGGCTCGCTATGGCGACGCCGATCGCGAGCGGTTGCTCGCCGACGCGGGGATCATCCGCAACCGCGCCAAGATCGACGCGACGATCGGCAACGCCCGGGCGACGCTGGAGCTGCGAGCCGAGGGCGGGCTCGCCGACTTCGTCTGGGGATTCCGGCCGGAGCGTACGCCGGAGCCGCGGACCGCAGACGAAGTGCCGAGCAGCTCCCCGGAGTCGGTGGCCTTGGCGAAGGCTCTGCGCAAGAAGGGGTTCCGGTTCGTCGGTCCGACGACGATGTTCGCCCTGATGGAGGCCGTGGGGATCGTCGACACCCACCTGGTGACCAGTCACCGGCGCGGCAGCTCCGGGGTGTGGTCCTGA
- a CDS encoding HNH endonuclease signature motif containing protein: protein MEEFGGTAGQAQRLIDAALRGVREGTLTAAPDPRARLAELASWLRLRDRMDAIIAAGIRAVDDADDAMTAQGSSTRTWLAQTGRVTPGRAAALIKDAHRLGRFGAVADAHARAGISTDQAGAIVDALDRLPGDLSAGELAAGEATMIDHATAQHFDPAMLRRLGNHLVEIIAPEIADEHDRVALERAERRAHQARSLTFTADGHGTISFRGRLPQLDGEAFVAVIDAHATRDRSVAGRDPSEAELSSPEQRRADGLVELISHAQACRTAPTHGGERPRIVVTIGHEQLRALAGSAPGRASGESLRTGARVSLASMRRLACDAGLLPVVLGGAGQPLDVGREHRLVTAPIRATLTVRDRGCVLPGCDRPPERCEAHHIIPWQAGGATRLTNLVLLCRHHHGLIEPRPGAAAGSQWEVRIAADGLPEVLPPSRVDAARRPLRHPRLLHRRAGSGKAAGGPGPPDDDP from the coding sequence ATGGAGGAGTTCGGGGGAACTGCCGGCCAGGCGCAGCGGCTGATCGACGCCGCGCTGCGCGGCGTGCGCGAGGGCACCCTGACCGCTGCGCCCGATCCGCGTGCGCGGTTGGCCGAGTTGGCGAGCTGGCTCCGATTGCGTGACCGGATGGATGCGATCATCGCGGCCGGCATCCGCGCGGTCGACGATGCCGACGATGCGATGACCGCGCAGGGGTCCTCGACCCGGACCTGGCTGGCCCAGACCGGGCGAGTCACCCCGGGCCGCGCCGCGGCGTTGATCAAGGACGCGCACCGGCTCGGCCGATTCGGCGCCGTCGCCGACGCGCACGCGCGCGCCGGGATCAGCACCGATCAGGCCGGCGCGATCGTCGATGCGCTCGATCGCCTGCCGGGCGACCTGTCCGCCGGTGAGCTCGCCGCCGGCGAGGCGACCATGATCGACCACGCGACGGCGCAGCATTTCGATCCCGCCATGTTGCGCCGCCTCGGCAACCACCTCGTCGAGATCATCGCCCCCGAGATCGCCGATGAGCACGATCGCGTGGCGCTGGAGCGCGCCGAGCGGCGCGCCCATCAGGCTCGGTCGCTCACCTTCACGGCCGACGGGCACGGCACCATCAGCTTCCGCGGTCGACTGCCCCAGCTCGACGGTGAGGCATTCGTCGCCGTCATCGATGCCCACGCCACCCGCGACCGCTCCGTTGCCGGCCGCGATCCGAGCGAGGCCGAGCTCAGCTCGCCCGAGCAACGCCGCGCGGACGGCCTGGTCGAGCTGATCAGCCACGCCCAGGCGTGCCGGACCGCGCCGACGCACGGCGGCGAGCGCCCGCGGATCGTCGTCACCATCGGGCACGAACAGCTTCGCGCGCTCGCCGGTTCGGCGCCGGGACGCGCGAGCGGCGAGTCGCTGCGCACGGGCGCCCGAGTCTCGCTTGCCTCGATGCGCCGGCTGGCCTGCGATGCCGGGCTGCTGCCGGTGGTGCTCGGCGGGGCCGGGCAGCCCCTCGACGTCGGTCGCGAACACCGCCTCGTCACCGCGCCCATCCGCGCCACCCTCACCGTCCGCGACCGAGGCTGCGTGCTGCCCGGCTGCGATCGCCCACCGGAGCGCTGCGAGGCCCACCACATCATCCCGTGGCAGGCCGGCGGGGCCACCAGGCTGACCAACCTGGTGCTCCTGTGTCGGCACCACCACGGGCTGATCGAGCCCCGGCCCGGCGCCGCAGCCGGCAGCCAGTGGGAGGTACGCATCGCCGCCGACGGCCTGCCCGAGGTGCTGCCGCCCAGCCGGGTCGATGCCGCCCGCCGCCCACTTCGGCACCCGAGGCTCCTCCACCGACGCGCCGGCTCCGGGAAGGCGGCCGGAGGGCCCGGCCCGCCCGACGACGACCCCTGA
- a CDS encoding CAP domain-containing protein, which translates to MLGATALIASVSTAPSAHAGATAMNTEEREVLRLVNVERAKVGCPAVREHTTLATVARAHSVDMARYDYFSHTGRDGRSPFDRMRDAGYTGSVMAENIAAGQQTPAAVMKSWMNSSGHRANILNCRYRDLGVGVARGGSYGIYWTQNFGG; encoded by the coding sequence GTGCTGGGGGCTACAGCGCTGATCGCATCCGTCTCGACCGCGCCGAGTGCCCATGCGGGCGCGACGGCCATGAACACCGAGGAACGCGAGGTGCTTCGCCTCGTCAACGTCGAACGGGCCAAGGTCGGCTGCCCGGCCGTCCGCGAGCACACGACGCTGGCCACCGTGGCCCGCGCCCACAGCGTCGACATGGCGCGCTATGACTACTTCAGCCACACCGGCCGGGACGGGCGCAGCCCGTTCGACCGGATGCGGGATGCCGGCTACACCGGCAGCGTGATGGCCGAGAACATCGCGGCCGGTCAGCAGACCCCGGCCGCGGTGATGAAGTCGTGGATGAACAGTTCCGGCCACCGGGCCAACATCCTGAACTGCCGTTACCGCGATCTGGGGGTCGGCGTCGCTCGCGGCGGGAGCTACGGGATCTACTGGACGCAGAACTTCGGCGGCTGA
- a CDS encoding citrate/2-methylcitrate synthase, producing the protein MISSTAPEPIVTPPGLAGVVVADTAIGDVRGEEGFFHYRQYDATELAREHTFEDVWHLVLRGALPAAEQRESWRREVAESLQVPAELAERLVTVMGASASDDPLLTLRTALSAYGALTADRPLWDSDEQTKQVRAVRSAAVVPWLVTAAHSLAGGREPRAPRPELGYVGSYLAMLTGREPSAREVEALSRYLVLTIDHGFNNSTFTARTVASTGTDLTSCLVAGVGALAGPLHGGAPSRALDALDEIALADRAEAWARGQLAEGHRVMGFGHAVYRRLDPRSELLKETAIGLGGPTAELAVAAEAEVIKVLDEAKPGRPLRANVEYYAGVVMEACGVPREMFTPTFACSRVVGWTAHVLEQSRDRKIIRPSSRYVGPPVPVSG; encoded by the coding sequence ATGATCAGCTCAACAGCACCCGAGCCCATCGTGACCCCGCCCGGCCTCGCCGGCGTGGTCGTCGCGGACACCGCGATCGGCGATGTCCGCGGTGAGGAGGGGTTCTTCCACTACCGGCAGTACGACGCGACCGAGCTCGCCCGCGAGCACACCTTCGAAGACGTCTGGCATCTTGTCCTGCGCGGTGCGCTGCCCGCGGCCGAGCAGCGGGAGAGCTGGCGGCGCGAGGTCGCGGAATCGCTGCAGGTCCCGGCCGAGCTCGCCGAACGACTGGTCACGGTGATGGGCGCGAGCGCGAGCGACGATCCGCTGCTCACCCTGCGTACCGCGCTGTCGGCGTACGGGGCGTTGACCGCGGATCGACCGCTGTGGGACAGCGACGAGCAGACCAAGCAGGTACGCGCGGTGCGGTCCGCCGCGGTCGTGCCGTGGTTGGTGACCGCCGCCCACAGCCTGGCGGGCGGGCGCGAACCGCGCGCTCCGCGGCCGGAGCTCGGCTACGTCGGCAGCTATCTGGCGATGCTCACCGGTCGCGAACCGAGCGCGCGTGAGGTCGAGGCACTGAGCCGCTATCTGGTGCTGACCATCGACCACGGCTTCAACAACTCGACCTTCACCGCCCGCACGGTCGCCTCCACCGGGACCGACCTGACCTCGTGCCTGGTCGCCGGTGTCGGCGCGCTGGCCGGGCCGCTGCACGGCGGCGCGCCGAGCCGGGCGCTGGACGCGCTCGACGAGATCGCCTTGGCCGACCGCGCCGAGGCCTGGGCACGCGGCCAGCTCGCCGAGGGGCACCGGGTGATGGGATTCGGGCACGCCGTCTATCGGAGGTTGGATCCGCGCTCGGAGCTGCTGAAGGAGACCGCGATCGGGCTCGGCGGACCGACGGCGGAGCTCGCCGTCGCGGCGGAGGCCGAGGTGATCAAGGTGCTGGACGAGGCCAAGCCCGGCCGCCCGCTGCGCGCCAACGTCGAGTACTACGCCGGCGTCGTCATGGAGGCGTGCGGGGTGCCGCGCGAGATGTTCACGCCGACCTTCGCCTGCAGCCGGGTTGTCGGCTGGACCGCGCACGTGCTGGAGCAGAGCCGCGACCGCAAGATCATCCGGCCGAGTTCGCGCTATGTCGGGCCGCCGGTCCCGGTCTCCGGCTGA